The DNA window CGTTTAGAAAAAGAACCCAACTCAAGGAACTGGAGTTACATCTCTTTTCTATTTCCGTTCATCTAATACTTTGGTTATCACTAATTTTGTGCTTGAATTCTTTGTCACTAAGAGTGGGGGCGAATTATTTAGTACATTTGTGCTTGAATCTGGCTGTTTTTGAGATCTTGTATGAACATTTCATGGATTGATTAAGCAATTGCTTTGAATACTTGATGAAACAGTTTGATAACTTGTACGGTTGCCGCCACTCACTTCCAGATGGTCTGATGAGAGCTACTGATGTTATGATTGCTGGCAAGGTTGCTGTTGTGTGTGGCTATGGAGATGTTGGCAAGGGTTGTGCTTTTGCCCTCAAACAAGGAGGAGCTCGTGTCATCATCACGGAGATCGACCCGATTTGCGCCCTCCAGGCATTGATGGAAGGCTTCCAGGTCTTGCCACTTGAGGATGTGGTATCACAGGCAGACATTTTCGTCACCACCACAGGCAACAAGGACATCATCATGGTGAGTGAtatgaggaagatgaagaacaatgcAATTGTTTGCAACATTGGTCACTTTGATAACGAGATCGACATGAATGGGCTCGAGACTTACCCCGGAGTGAAGCGCATTACGATCAAGCCTCAAACTGATAGGTGGGTGTTCCCCGATACGAACTCGGGCATCATCGTGTTGGCGGAGGGGCGGCTGATGAACTTAGGATGTGCCACTGGCCACCCCAGCTTTGTGATGTCCTGTTCATTCACAAACCAAGTGATCGCACAGCTTGAGCTTTGGAATGAGAGGAAGTCTGGAAAATATGAGAAGAAAGTGTACGTTTTGCCTAAGCGTCTAGATGAGAAAGTTGCTGCTCTTCACCTAGGCAAGCTTGGAGCTAAGCTCACTAAGCTCAGTAAGGACCAAGCTGATTACATTAGTGTCCCCATTGAAGGTCCTTACAAGCCCGATCACTACCGGTACTGAAAGGACGGTGGGACGGGGCAGTATCGGTCGGGACGATCCAATTTTAAGTTGTTTTGTCAAAGATCAAATGGATTGAATaaggttgggttggtttgTGTGGGATTGGCTGCAATTTTCTGAAAGTGATGTTGCTGAGGACCAATGGGATCCAAAAGCTGTGGCTACAATGTATGAAGTTCAAAGGCAATTCCATTTATAACAACAAATTCTTTTAACTTATCATTAATAATTCAACACTACTTTCTACAAAACCACATAAATAAATCTTCATGCTCGATCTCAATGAACAAAACATCCTGGTGTTGATATTTGCTTCTGGGCGCAACAGTTGAAGGGATCCCAACAACAAGCTTCAAAATTACATTCTCAGAGTTAAATCACAGTATAATCTTCTAGATTCAAGAATATACGAGTAATATAAACCATAAACAtggtttaaatattattttagtctcTCTAagagatattatccgttttagctcgttatgtattgccgtcaatctcacggttttaaaacgtgtttctcccctctctaactgagTGGGagctcacaatctaccctttTGGAGCCGTTTctcccctctctaactgagTGGGAGCTCACAATCTCTACCCCTTTGGAGCCGTTTctcccctctctaactgagtcggatctcacaatccacccctctagAGCCAGCAATCGCTTGGTATTTACCGGGTCttaagaggtttccacaccctttaaggatgtttcgttcccctcttcaaccattgtgggatctcacgtaaAAGGATCTACATTTCATATTAGTTGTTCACACAATCTGATTCAAAATTTCTATGGAAAGCCGTAAAGAACAACATGGTAGACTACTTAGAGATCTGCTAAAAGTGATGCATAAAGGAGAAAAGCTTACATAGAATCATAGATCATATAAGCTTAATCTCTAATCCTAAATTTGTTTAAACATCCCTAGAACTTCCCAAATATGACAGAGGATTCAACGTATCTATCTACCCATGGAATTCGGTCCAAGACAATGTCTTAAGTTTGATAAGACAATCCAGAACAGTAGTTGGTATCAAGTCAGATATCTCACGACAGGTAGGGGTGATCATCAGTCAGTCGGAGATCATTGGTTTTGAAGGGCATTGTGACACTGACCAACTCACTACATTGGTTCTCACTCGGTTCTACCgagaaaacattgaaaaatgTGAAAGAAAGGAGGGATGAAACGACTGGGTTACTGCATATGACAATAGACAATGAAGAAGAcatagagaagaagagaagagaaaggagaagGCCTGCATTCAACACATACATACACACGTCGATCGACAGATTCAACACCGATCGAAC is part of the Cucurbita pepo subsp. pepo cultivar mu-cu-16 chromosome LG03, ASM280686v2, whole genome shotgun sequence genome and encodes:
- the LOC111790571 gene encoding adenosylhomocysteinase-like, whose amino-acid sequence is MSLLVDKTSSGREYKVRDMAQADFGRLEIDLAEVEMPGLMACRTEYGKSQPFKGAKITGSLHMTIQTAVLIETLTALGAEVRWCSCNIFSTQDHAAAATARDSAAVFAWKGETLQEYWWCTERSLDWGPDGGPDLIVDDGGDATMLIHEGVKAEEIFEKSGTLPDPSSTTNAEFQIVLTIVRDGLKTNPKRYHKMKERLVGVSEETTTGVKRLYQMQTNGTLLFPAINVNDSVTKSKFDNLYGCRHSLPDGLMRATDVMIAGKVAVVCGYGDVGKGCAFALKQGGARVIITEIDPICALQALMEGFQVLPLEDVVSQADIFVTTTGNKDIIMVSDMRKMKNNAIVCNIGHFDNEIDMNGLETYPGVKRITIKPQTDRWVFPDTNSGIIVLAEGRLMNLGCATGHPSFVMSCSFTNQVIAQLELWNERKSGKYEKKVYVLPKRLDEKVAALHLGKLGAKLTKLSKDQADYISVPIEGPYKPDHYRY